One genomic segment of Arachis duranensis cultivar V14167 chromosome 4, aradu.V14167.gnm2.J7QH, whole genome shotgun sequence includes these proteins:
- the LOC107486105 gene encoding chromatin assembly factor 1 subunit FAS1 isoform X2: protein MSSFINSSQFSLQMAEPMLIDLDAKLPPSKDPKPNRPRNGWSRKKVISMLQNLKTAEEKQAFVESLEKELEGLFSYYREVMDQKVSIELGECGSRNGVVAALMEESELPLSKLVDEIHDKLKNGDNAAAVEQVTHASVKSSVLMLGQRMMYGVANADADILEDQSKSCFWCWETRDMKLIPKSVRGQFVVRRTCRKRIHERITAVSEMISSMKNLESERNYNKGILKASTKLGKAITEADIRLLVDGLFQKNSIDMDKKKANLEEKLLVKQLERNRRESEKEKESMTSEMKREMQPGELDSKLLQGEAQNDEKSGEKRKQQKQADEAVKSQRRREKEEAELKKKRSIQKQASLMERFLKRTKTDSNPAFQNDDVPPKEIAPDLSSNKSESVTDSATLSMDSTFASSSEIVLENIRKLHFSTWRNLGQLIRSNRKQRWGLRQKPRTEIFKELKLTGSKSDANYDELDMEGLEDRPGECSSDIGSSPMNVDSSPPEAKKYSRAKQLLQFDKAHRPAFYGIWPTKSNAVGPRHPLRKDPILDYDANSDEEWEEEEPGESLSDCDKDEDESPEDCPKSDEESEDGFFVPDGYLSEDEGAQAEGMEIDIETEGVDSTPSSKDDSENEEFYALLRHQKYLNSLTEHALRKNQPLIITNLTHNQGLLLDRSLSGTPKQEQTFLQALSMCVIPGGSYIEISIEKVQDEDHETSLPNDKGGATPLSDMAPILDSDLPIIVTTIQNCSQSINKVLGSLQQKFPSVSKSLLKNKVREVSDYVDNRWQVKKEVLLKLGLPVNPEKRSIAAFFFKRCLPPVDGSMRPGEISPISSLKSHSGSNQEQQQSSYNI from the exons ATGTCCTCGTTTATCAATTCTAGTCAATTTTCTCTGCAAATGGCAGAACCGATGTTAATCGATCTTGACGCCAAACTCCCTCCTTCCAAAGATCCAAAACCTAATCGACCCAGAAACGGTTGGAGTCGCAAGAAGGTTATCTCGATGTTGCAGAATCTGAAGACCGCTGAGGAGAAGCAAGCGTTCGTCGAATCGCTCGAAAAGGAGCTTGAAGGATTGTTCAGTTACTACAGGGAAGTGATGGATCAGAAGGTTAGCATTGAGCTTGGAGAGTGCGGTTCTAGAAACGGTGTTGTTGCTGCGCTTATGGAGGAGAGCGAGCTTCCGCTGTCGAAGCTTGTGGATGAGATTCATGACAAATTGAAGAATGGTGATAATGCTGCAGCGGTGGAGCAAGTGACTCACGCGTCTGTGAAGAGCAGCGTGCTTATGTTGGGACAGAGGATGATGTACGGTGTGGCCAATGCCGATGCTGATATATTAGAGGACCAATCCAAATCCTGtttttggtgttgggag ACCAGGGATATGAAATTGATTCCCAAATCTGTTCGAGGACAGTTTGTCGTTCGGCGTACTTGCAGGAAAAGAATACATGAGAGGATAACAGCTGTCTCTG AAATGATATCCTCAATGAAGAATCTAGAGAGTGAGCGAAATTacaataaaggaatattgaaggCATCAACAAAGCTTGGTAAAGCTATTACTGAGGCAGATATCCGTTTGTTAGTGGATGGATTGTTTCAGAAAAACAGCATAGACAT GGATAAGAAGAAAGCAAACCTAGAAGAAAAATTGCTTGTTAAGCAGCTGGAAAGAAATAGGAGGgaaagtgagaaagagaaagaaagcatgaccagtgaaatgaaaagagaaaTGCAGCCTGGA GAATTAGATTCGAAATTGTTGCAAGGTGAAGCACAAAATGATGAGAAAAGTGGTGAAAAGAGGAAACAGCAAAAGCAGGCAGATGAAGCAGTAAAGAGTCAACGTCGccgagagaaagaagaagctgaaCTGAAAAAGAAGCGTTCTATACAAAAGCAAGCCTCACTCATGGAACGTTTTCTTAAAAGAACTAAAACTGATAGTAACCCTGCATTTCAGAATGATGATGTCCCACCCAAAGAAATTGCACCTGATTTGTCTAGTAATAAGAGTGAAAGTGTGACTGACTCAGCTACTCTTTCAATGGATAGTACTTTTGCATCAAGTAGTGAAATTGTGCTTGAGAATATTCGCAA GTTACACTTTTCAACATGGCGCAATTTAGGTCAGTTAATTAGGTCAAACAGAAAACAAAGATGGGGTTTACGTCAAAAACCCAGGACTGAGATTTTTAAGGAACTTAAGCTGACGGGTTCTAAATCTGATGCTAATTATGATGAGTTGGACATGGAAGGACTTGAAGACAGACCGGGAGAATGCAGTTCTGATATTGGATCATCCCCAATGAATGTAGATAGTTCACCTCCTGAGGCTAAGAAGTACTCTCGGGCAAAACAATTATTGCAGTTTGATAAAGCTCATAGACCTGCCTTTTATGGTATCTGGCCCACAAAAAG TAATGCTGTTGGACCACGCCATCCTTTAAGAAAGGACCCAATCCTGGATTATGATGCCAACAGCGATGAGGAATGGGAAGAG GAGGAACCTGGTGAAAGTCTTTCAGATTGTGACAAAGATGAAGATGAATCTCCAGAGGACTGTCCCAAATCTGATGAAGAAAGTGAAGATGGGTTTTTTGTACCTGACGGATATCTCTCAGAAGATGAG GGTGCACAAGCGGAAGGAATGGAAATTGACATTGAAACTGAGGGGGTTGATAGCACGCCAAGCAGTAAGGATGACAGTGAAAACGAGGAGTTTTATGCATTACTTCGACATCAGAAATATTTAAACAGTTTGACAGAGCATGCTCTTCGAAAAAATCAACCGTTGATTATAACAAATTTGACTCATAACCAGGGTCTGTTATTGGATCGAAGTCTAAGTGGAACTCCTAAACAGGAGCAAACGTTCTTGCAGGCCTTGAGTATGTGTGTAATACCTGGTGGCTCATATATAGAAATATCTATAGAGAAAGTGCAAGATGAGGACCACGAAACCTCTCTCCCTAATGATAAAGGTGGTGCTACTCCTTTGTCTGATATGGCTCCTATACTGGACTCAGACCTACCAATAATT GTTACTACTATTCAGAATTGTTCTCAGAGCATAAATAAAGTGTTAGGGTCTTTGCAACAGAAATTCCCATCTGTCTCAAAGTCCCTACTAAAGAATAAAGTGCGTGAAGTATCAGACTATGTTGATAACCGCTGGCAG GTGAAGAAGGAAGTTTTACTTAAGCTTGGTTTGCCTGTTAACCCTG AAAAGAGAAGCATTGCTgcatttttcttcaaaagatGCTTGCCACCTGTGGATGGAAGTATGAGACCTGGTGAAATTTCACCAATATCATCCCTGAAATCACATTCTGGCAGTAATCAAGAACAACAGCAGAGTTCGTACAACATCTAG
- the LOC107486105 gene encoding chromatin assembly factor 1 subunit FAS1 isoform X1: protein MSSFINSSQFSLQMAEPMLIDLDAKLPPSKDPKPNRPRNGWSRKKVISMLQNLKTAEEKQAFVESLEKELEGLFSYYREVMDQKVSIELGECGSRNGVVAALMEESELPLSKLVDEIHDKLKNGDNAAAVEQVTHASVKSSVLMLGQRMMYGVANADADILEDQSKSCFWCWETRDMKLIPKSVRGQFVVRRTCRKRIHERITAVSEMISSMKNLESERNYNKGILKASTKLGKAITEADIRLLVDGLFQKNSIDMDKKKANLEEKLLVKQLERNRRESEKEKESMTSEMKREMQPGELDSKLLQGEAQNDEKSGEKRKQQKQADEAVKSQRRREKEEAELKKKRSIQKQASLMERFLKRTKTDSNPAFQNDDVPPKEIAPDLSSNKSESVTDSATLSMDSTFASSSEIVLENIRKLHFSTWRNLGQLIRSNRKQRWGLRQKPRTEIFKELKLTGSKSDANYDELDMEGLEDRPGECSSDIGSSPMNVDSSPPEAKKYSRAKQLLQFDKAHRPAFYGIWPTKSNAVGPRHPLRKDPILDYDANSDEEWEEEEPGESLSDCDKDEDESPEDCPKSDEESEDGFFVPDGYLSEDEGAQAEGMEIDIETEGVDSTPSSKDDSENEEFYALLRHQKYLNSLTEHALRKNQPLIITNLTHNQGLLLDRSLSGTPKQEQTFLQALSMCVIPGGSYIEISIEKVQDEDHETSLPNDKGGATPLSDMAPILDSDLPIIVTTIQNCSQSINKVLGSLQQKFPSVSKSLLKNKVREVSDYVDNRWQVKKEVLLKLGLPVNPDAEKRSIAAFFFKRCLPPVDGSMRPGEISPISSLKSHSGSNQEQQQSSYNI from the exons ATGTCCTCGTTTATCAATTCTAGTCAATTTTCTCTGCAAATGGCAGAACCGATGTTAATCGATCTTGACGCCAAACTCCCTCCTTCCAAAGATCCAAAACCTAATCGACCCAGAAACGGTTGGAGTCGCAAGAAGGTTATCTCGATGTTGCAGAATCTGAAGACCGCTGAGGAGAAGCAAGCGTTCGTCGAATCGCTCGAAAAGGAGCTTGAAGGATTGTTCAGTTACTACAGGGAAGTGATGGATCAGAAGGTTAGCATTGAGCTTGGAGAGTGCGGTTCTAGAAACGGTGTTGTTGCTGCGCTTATGGAGGAGAGCGAGCTTCCGCTGTCGAAGCTTGTGGATGAGATTCATGACAAATTGAAGAATGGTGATAATGCTGCAGCGGTGGAGCAAGTGACTCACGCGTCTGTGAAGAGCAGCGTGCTTATGTTGGGACAGAGGATGATGTACGGTGTGGCCAATGCCGATGCTGATATATTAGAGGACCAATCCAAATCCTGtttttggtgttgggag ACCAGGGATATGAAATTGATTCCCAAATCTGTTCGAGGACAGTTTGTCGTTCGGCGTACTTGCAGGAAAAGAATACATGAGAGGATAACAGCTGTCTCTG AAATGATATCCTCAATGAAGAATCTAGAGAGTGAGCGAAATTacaataaaggaatattgaaggCATCAACAAAGCTTGGTAAAGCTATTACTGAGGCAGATATCCGTTTGTTAGTGGATGGATTGTTTCAGAAAAACAGCATAGACAT GGATAAGAAGAAAGCAAACCTAGAAGAAAAATTGCTTGTTAAGCAGCTGGAAAGAAATAGGAGGgaaagtgagaaagagaaagaaagcatgaccagtgaaatgaaaagagaaaTGCAGCCTGGA GAATTAGATTCGAAATTGTTGCAAGGTGAAGCACAAAATGATGAGAAAAGTGGTGAAAAGAGGAAACAGCAAAAGCAGGCAGATGAAGCAGTAAAGAGTCAACGTCGccgagagaaagaagaagctgaaCTGAAAAAGAAGCGTTCTATACAAAAGCAAGCCTCACTCATGGAACGTTTTCTTAAAAGAACTAAAACTGATAGTAACCCTGCATTTCAGAATGATGATGTCCCACCCAAAGAAATTGCACCTGATTTGTCTAGTAATAAGAGTGAAAGTGTGACTGACTCAGCTACTCTTTCAATGGATAGTACTTTTGCATCAAGTAGTGAAATTGTGCTTGAGAATATTCGCAA GTTACACTTTTCAACATGGCGCAATTTAGGTCAGTTAATTAGGTCAAACAGAAAACAAAGATGGGGTTTACGTCAAAAACCCAGGACTGAGATTTTTAAGGAACTTAAGCTGACGGGTTCTAAATCTGATGCTAATTATGATGAGTTGGACATGGAAGGACTTGAAGACAGACCGGGAGAATGCAGTTCTGATATTGGATCATCCCCAATGAATGTAGATAGTTCACCTCCTGAGGCTAAGAAGTACTCTCGGGCAAAACAATTATTGCAGTTTGATAAAGCTCATAGACCTGCCTTTTATGGTATCTGGCCCACAAAAAG TAATGCTGTTGGACCACGCCATCCTTTAAGAAAGGACCCAATCCTGGATTATGATGCCAACAGCGATGAGGAATGGGAAGAG GAGGAACCTGGTGAAAGTCTTTCAGATTGTGACAAAGATGAAGATGAATCTCCAGAGGACTGTCCCAAATCTGATGAAGAAAGTGAAGATGGGTTTTTTGTACCTGACGGATATCTCTCAGAAGATGAG GGTGCACAAGCGGAAGGAATGGAAATTGACATTGAAACTGAGGGGGTTGATAGCACGCCAAGCAGTAAGGATGACAGTGAAAACGAGGAGTTTTATGCATTACTTCGACATCAGAAATATTTAAACAGTTTGACAGAGCATGCTCTTCGAAAAAATCAACCGTTGATTATAACAAATTTGACTCATAACCAGGGTCTGTTATTGGATCGAAGTCTAAGTGGAACTCCTAAACAGGAGCAAACGTTCTTGCAGGCCTTGAGTATGTGTGTAATACCTGGTGGCTCATATATAGAAATATCTATAGAGAAAGTGCAAGATGAGGACCACGAAACCTCTCTCCCTAATGATAAAGGTGGTGCTACTCCTTTGTCTGATATGGCTCCTATACTGGACTCAGACCTACCAATAATT GTTACTACTATTCAGAATTGTTCTCAGAGCATAAATAAAGTGTTAGGGTCTTTGCAACAGAAATTCCCATCTGTCTCAAAGTCCCTACTAAAGAATAAAGTGCGTGAAGTATCAGACTATGTTGATAACCGCTGGCAG GTGAAGAAGGAAGTTTTACTTAAGCTTGGTTTGCCTGTTAACCCTG ATGCAGAAAAGAGAAGCATTGCTgcatttttcttcaaaagatGCTTGCCACCTGTGGATGGAAGTATGAGACCTGGTGAAATTTCACCAATATCATCCCTGAAATCACATTCTGGCAGTAATCAAGAACAACAGCAGAGTTCGTACAACATCTAG